One part of the Saprospiraceae bacterium genome encodes these proteins:
- a CDS encoding ISL3 family transposase, with product MNSLKYQRSHFSKFGSGQLDIHIDFKPGWKFNDPGSNSLCPVHDTVERTWRHVNFFQHDCYVHARVARIRLPDGSVRQVGVLWAMEGSSFTLLFEAMSMLLVKEGMSLSGAGRMVDQDSRVIGRIIERYVDQAKKEQMLEQVEVLGIDEVSIQKGHQYLSILSDSKRKKVVGVGLGKGKEAVLEGLEEMESRGSKAEGVKYATTDFSPSYISAVLEYIPNAIQIYDRFHLEQLLSKAVDTVRKQEQSEATELKKTKYLWLRNEQTLTPKQQAKIYYLSICFPKIGEAYRLKELFKQIFDYADQLGSIQDLKEWMKIAATSKLVTIQQFLNALRSHWSGITNYFRKHFTNAYAEQLNSTIQLIKRVARGYRNIDNYITMIYFKLGGLNFHTH from the coding sequence ATGAATAGCTTAAAATATCAACGAAGCCATTTCTCAAAGTTTGGAAGTGGACAATTAGACATACATATTGATTTTAAGCCTGGATGGAAGTTCAATGATCCTGGAAGTAATTCTTTGTGTCCGGTACATGACACTGTTGAGAGAACCTGGCGACATGTTAACTTTTTTCAACACGATTGTTATGTTCATGCTCGCGTAGCTAGGATAAGACTCCCCGATGGAAGTGTCAGACAGGTAGGCGTTCTCTGGGCTATGGAAGGAAGTAGCTTTACTTTGCTATTTGAAGCGATGAGTATGTTGTTGGTTAAAGAAGGAATGAGTCTGAGTGGTGCAGGTAGAATGGTTGATCAAGATAGTCGTGTGATAGGACGGATCATTGAACGATATGTAGATCAGGCTAAGAAAGAACAAATGTTGGAGCAGGTCGAGGTATTAGGAATTGATGAAGTAAGTATACAGAAGGGCCATCAGTATTTGAGTATTTTAAGTGATAGCAAGCGAAAAAAAGTAGTCGGTGTTGGCTTGGGAAAAGGTAAAGAAGCTGTATTGGAGGGGCTTGAAGAAATGGAAAGCAGAGGATCAAAAGCAGAAGGGGTAAAGTATGCTACCACCGATTTCTCTCCATCGTACATCTCTGCTGTTTTAGAATATATCCCAAATGCAATTCAAATTTATGATCGGTTTCACTTGGAACAACTTCTATCTAAAGCAGTGGATACAGTACGTAAACAAGAACAATCAGAAGCAACGGAACTCAAAAAAACAAAATATTTATGGCTAAGAAATGAACAGACATTAACACCAAAACAACAAGCAAAAATTTATTACTTAAGTATCTGTTTCCCCAAAATTGGAGAGGCTTATAGATTAAAGGAATTATTTAAACAGATATTTGATTATGCCGATCAGTTAGGATCAATACAAGATCTAAAAGAATGGATGAAAATTGCTGCAACATCTAAACTGGTTACAATTCAACAGTTCTTAAACGCATTACGAAGTCATTGGTCTGGAATAACTAACTACTTTAGGAAACACTTTACTAATGCATATGCAGAACAACTCAATTCAACTATTCAATTGATTAAAAGGGTGGCTAGAGGGTATAGAAATATCGATAATTACATTACTATGATCTATTTTAAACTCGGTGGCTTAAATTTTCATACCCACTAA
- a CDS encoding GntP family permease has product MGDPFVLLLIGMVIVIGGIIGLKLHPFLAMILAAFVVAVLTPTINIEQFGLAKGMSPESALKFSKLNTGERVATEFGNTCGKIGVMIALAAIIGKCLLESGAAERIIRSILQLTGIEKAPASFLVSSFFIGIPVFFDTVMFLMMPLVKAMTVRLGKNYLLLLMCIYAGAAMANSLVPPAPGPLFLISELQIPIGMMMLCGVIVGMFTITAGYFFSVWVNKKMPIELRDSVDAKISDIQHIADRDLSLLPSLGMSLLPLIIPLICIGADTFFSSYLNKVDLSGQSFFFQNIMPIIKFVGNKNTAILLGAIAALWVVVRQRKGNNEVLRGFVQAAILSGGGIILITAAGGSFGAMLQQTGISAKIANLTSGYQLALIPLAFLIAAVVRTAQGSATVSLITASGILSGMALHTDLGFHPVYIGLAIGCGSKLVPWMNDSGFWIICRLSNLTEKEGLKTITPLLAIMGLTGLIVIMIGAKIFPLV; this is encoded by the coding sequence ATGGGTGATCCTTTTGTGCTTCTTTTAATTGGTATGGTGATAGTCATAGGAGGGATTATAGGATTGAAGCTTCACCCATTTTTAGCGATGATATTGGCTGCTTTTGTAGTGGCTGTGCTGACTCCGACCATCAATATTGAACAATTTGGATTGGCAAAAGGCATGAGCCCTGAGTCAGCGTTAAAATTTTCTAAGCTTAATACAGGAGAGAGAGTGGCTACCGAATTTGGAAATACCTGTGGCAAAATAGGAGTCATGATTGCTTTGGCAGCTATTATAGGCAAGTGCCTGCTGGAGAGTGGGGCTGCCGAGCGCATTATCCGATCGATATTGCAATTGACTGGTATAGAGAAAGCGCCGGCTTCATTTCTGGTGAGTAGTTTTTTTATTGGGATACCAGTGTTCTTTGACACGGTGATGTTTTTGATGATGCCTTTGGTCAAAGCAATGACGGTTCGTCTTGGTAAAAACTACCTTCTGCTCCTCATGTGTATCTATGCAGGTGCCGCCATGGCCAATTCTCTTGTACCACCAGCACCCGGACCACTATTCCTGATCTCAGAACTACAGATTCCTATAGGGATGATGATGCTGTGTGGGGTAATAGTAGGTATGTTTACTATCACAGCAGGTTACTTTTTCTCTGTATGGGTCAATAAAAAGATGCCCATTGAATTAAGGGATTCGGTCGACGCTAAGATCTCCGATATCCAGCACATAGCAGACCGGGACCTTAGCCTGCTACCTTCACTGGGCATGTCACTGCTGCCATTGATTATCCCATTGATTTGCATTGGAGCGGATACTTTTTTCAGCTCTTATTTGAATAAAGTAGATCTCTCTGGTCAGTCATTTTTTTTCCAAAATATTATGCCGATCATAAAATTTGTTGGAAATAAAAATACGGCCATCTTATTGGGGGCGATAGCAGCACTGTGGGTGGTGGTGAGGCAACGTAAAGGCAATAATGAAGTGCTGAGAGGATTTGTACAGGCGGCGATTTTGAGTGGGGGTGGCATTATTTTGATCACAGCTGCTGGAGGCTCTTTTGGAGCTATGTTGCAACAAACAGGTATCAGTGCTAAAATCGCCAATCTGACGAGTGGTTATCAGTTGGCTTTGATACCCCTGGCATTTTTGATTGCCGCAGTAGTGCGCACTGCCCAGGGATCAGCTACCGTATCTTTGATCACAGCATCCGGCATTTTATCCGGTATGGCACTGCATACTGATCTTGGCTTTCACCCGGTTTATATTGGCTTGGCTATAGGATGCGGCTCTAAACTGGTGCCCTGGATGAATGATTCCGGATTTTGGATTATTTGCAGGCTGAGCAATTTGACCGAAAAAGAAGGCTTGAAAACCATTACACCCTTATTGGCCATCATGGGCCTCACAGGACTGATTGTGATTATGATTGGAGCTAAAATCTTTCCTTTGGTGTAG